In Mycolicibacterium aubagnense, the DNA window TGACCGTCCGACTGGCCGAACGCGGTCTGGCGGTCACTGCCGTCGATCCCATCCCCGAGATGCTGGAGGTGCTCAGCGGGTCATTGCCGTCGGTGCCCGCTCTGCTCGGCACGGCCGAGGAAATCCCGTTGCCCGACAACAGTGTCGACGCGGTCCTGGTCGCACAGGCCTGGCACTGGTTCGACCCGGAGCGGGCCGCCGCAGAGGTGGCGCGGGTGCTGCGGCCGGGCGGCCGGCTGGGTCTGGTGTGGAACATCCGCGATGAGCGGCTGGGCTGGGTCAAAGAACTGAACCGCATCATCGGCTGCGAACATGACCCATCCGCCGACTCGCTGTCCGACGCGTTCAGCGACATCGAGACCCACCGGTTCGAGTGGACGAGTTACCTTACGCCGCAAGCACTTCTGGACCTCGTCGCGTCCCGGAGCTACTGCATCACCTCACCCGCCGACGTGCGCCGACGGGTCCTGGGTGAAGTGCGAGAGCTCCTGAACACGCATCCGGCCCTGGCCAACAGCAACGGTCTGGCACTGCCGTACGTCACGCACTGCGTGCGAGCGACCCTGGCCTAGTCGACCGTGGCTCGCGCGCCGTGCACTCAGCCGCTGACGACCTCGGCAGGGCCGAACCAGCGCTGCAGCGCAGCCCGCAGGTGCTCCGCG includes these proteins:
- a CDS encoding class I SAM-dependent methyltransferase, encoding MTGERSLSFGEQAAAYERGRPSYPPESINWLLPTGAVDVLDLGAGTGKLTVRLAERGLAVTAVDPIPEMLEVLSGSLPSVPALLGTAEEIPLPDNSVDAVLVAQAWHWFDPERAAAEVARVLRPGGRLGLVWNIRDERLGWVKELNRIIGCEHDPSADSLSDAFSDIETHRFEWTSYLTPQALLDLVASRSYCITSPADVRRRVLGEVRELLNTHPALANSNGLALPYVTHCVRATLA